The Actinobacillus suis ATCC 33415 DNA segment TACCCTTTCTTAAACGCTAAGCTTTCAATATTACTTTTAAAGCCATCATATTGTTCATGGTCTAAATTCGTGTTTTTTTTCGGTACGGATTCAACTAATTTCGTAAAGTCTTCATCTTTACCTGCCTCGCCAATAATCCGAATATCCGTTTCGTCAATTTTTACTTTTTGACTATCAAGTTCAACATTTAACGTAAGTAAAGGTTTTTTACCTGCACGAGGCGTTTGAACAAATTGATATTGCGTATTGTAATAACCTTTTGCTCTCAAGGCCTTATCAACAGCAGTTTGCACCAGATATTGATGTCGCTCGGAACCATCCGCATACTCCTTTGCAATTTGCCCGAGGTATACCTTCACATTCGCCCAAGCATCTTTATCTTTTTTCTCAATACCTTTTACTTCAAGATCAACTAACGCTTCCGCTTTTTCCGAAGCCTCCGCATGCTCAGCAGACTGTTCTTCAGGTGAATCAGCCTCAGAAACTTGCAGCTCAGTCGTTTCTGCTAAAGTAAATTGAGTAAAAGCAAGCAAACAGCTTGTCGTTAATAGACCTAATTTAAAATTCACGTCGTTATTATCCTAAACATTTAATCTTTCGGAATACCTCTTAACAAAGGAACCGCATTAAACGGCGCAATTGAAGTCGGTGCCGGAGGATTATCAAATACCATAATCAATGTTCTTTCTGGTACTACCGTTTCATTTCGCCACAGGCTTCCCATACTCACAAGTTGAATATCTTGAGGTAAATTAGCAATTCCTTGCTCAAGAACAGCAACGCTATTCTTTCTTGGGTGTCCAATTAAAATCGCACTACCGTGCTTACGAGCATATTCAATTGCGGCATTAAATTGGCGCTGAACATCACTTAGCGCATCACTGTCATCTAAAAATAAATTTCGTTCTAATGCTTTTACCCCGTATTCCCTTGCCACTTTAGCCGCCACACTCGGACCGGTTTTACTGTCTAGAAAAAACAACTGTTGCTGCGCCATCACTTTCATCAAATGACTCATCGTGGTTCTGTCTGCCGTTGCTCCACTGCCCATATGGTTATTCAGCCCAATTGCATAAGGTACTTGATTACGTGCTGCCTGTATAAGCTGAGCGACTTTCGCCTCACTAGCCCCAATCATCAATGCGCCCGACTCTATCGGTTGCTGCTTATTCTTCGGCTGCATCGGTAAATGAATCAGCACATCTCGTTTTTGCTCATAAGCTTTCTTTGCACGTGCTGTTGCGTAAGGTGCGACAGGAATAATGGCAACACTCACTTCTTTCGGCAATGCATAAATCGCGTTATCTTCTTTCATTCGATAACCGATATCATCAATCACAATCGCTAACTTTCCTGCATGGGCAAGCGGTGTAATTAGCAGTAAACTTTGCAAAAAAATCGCTAAAATAGACCGCTTATTTCCAAATAAATTCCACATTATTTCACCCAACCCATTGGATTTTTCGGATTTCCCTTACGACGAATTTCAAAATACAGCGCTGAGCGATTTTGTCCGCCCGAATTACCAACACTCGCAATCTGCTGACCGGCTGAGACACGGCTGCCTTTACGAACGGAAACAGATTGGTTATATCCGTATAACGACATATCACCATTACCATGATCCACCACCACAACTTGCCCATAACCTTGTAGCCAGTCCGCCAAAATTACTCGCCCACCGGCAATTGCTCGTACCGGTGATCCTGCGCTTGCTGCAATTACTACACCATGCCAAGTGACTTCGCCCATTTGACGAGAACCAAAACTATTCACCACTTTACCCGCCACCGGCATATTAAATTGTTTATTTGGTGCACCTAAACCGCTACCGGCTCTAACTTGTTGTTTTTCTTGCTCGGTCGCCTTACGCTTCTCCTCGCTGTTTTTTTTCTGCTCCAGCTTGGCGATCTCTTGTTTTTCTTGTTGCGCAGATTCCGCTGCTGCTTTTGCTAATTGGTTACGTAATGCCGATTCATTATTCTTCAACGACTCTAAGCGGCTTTCATCTCGCTCTAATGTTTTATCAATTGAACGTAGTGTCGTTTCACGCTCGCTTTGGACTTTCTTTAAATCTTTTTCCTGCTTCTTTTGCTCGGTTAATTGCGTTTGCTGACCTTTTTGCTGACCTTTTAATTCATCACGACGTGCTTTAAGTTCTTCTTGGGTGCGACGTAATTCATTAATCGTATCAATACGCACCTGATTAATATGTTCGTAATAAGCACCCATTCTATCGGCATTTTTAGCTTGCTCAGACATTAAGCGCTCCAATACGGACGGATGAATGCCCGAACGATACGCCGAGTCGAGCTGCTCCTTGAGTTTTTCTTTCTGCTCTTTCTCTTGCTTTTCTAATCTCTGAATTTCTTGTTCAGTACGTTTAATCGCTTGACGTGTTTCCGACAGCGACATTTCCGTTTCTTTTAATTTATCCAGCACTTTTCCCATTTCAACTTCTTGTGTTTTTAATGTGGACTGGAGTGCATTACGCTTTTGGCGCTGTTCATTAATTTTGCTTTGTTGCTGCTTAATTTTTTGCTGAATATTTGACAATTCCGTAGCCATCACAGACGGAAAAGAAAAAGAGGCAACGCCCAAAAAGGTTAGCGTTAAATAAAGGGGTCGGAGCGCTTTCACAAAAATATACCTATATTCAAGAAACAATAGTCGATTACAAAATGACTTATTCTAATAAAATATTTGAGTAAAATCAGCTTTTCTGTGCCTTTTGTAAAAAGAAATCATCTAACTATTTCAAAGTAAGCCGATTTTTGCTATAAATACTGCGTTTTCAAATCAACTTAAAAACATAGGAGTCTTTATGGAATTAGTATTTATTCGCCACGGTTTCAGTGAGTGGAATGCTAAAAACTTATTTACAGGTTGGCGTGATGTTAACTTAACAGAACGTGGTATTGAAGAAGCAAAAGCTGCAGGTCAAAAATTAAAAGCAGCTGGTTATGAGTTCGATATCGCTTTCACTTCTGTTTTAACTCGTGCAATCAAAACTTGTAACATCGTATTAGAAGAGTCTAATCAATTATGGATTCCACAAGTTAAAAACTGGCGTTTAAACGAGCGTCACTACGGTGCGTTACAAGGTTTAGACAAAAAAGCAACCGCTGAACAATACGGTGACGAACAAGTTCACATTTGGCGCCGTTCTTACGACATTTCTCCACCAGATTTAGATGCAGCAGATCCAAATTCTGCACATAACGACCGTCGTTATGCTCACTTACCAAAAGATGTGATTCCAAATGCAGAAAACCTCAAAATCACTTTAGAACGTGTTTTACCATTCTGGGAAGATCAAATTGCACCAGCATTATTATCTGGTAAACGTGTACTTGTAACTGCACACGGTAACTCTCTTCGTGCATTGGCAAAACACATCATCGGTATTTCTGATGAAGAAATCATGGATTTCGAAATCCCTACCGGTCAACCGTTAGTATTAAAATTAGATGACAAATTAAACTTCGTAGAAAAATTCTACTTATAATTTAGTTTGTTACTCAAAACAAAAACGCTCGGGAAATCCCGAGCGTTTCTTTTTTGCAAAAAATTCTGTAAATTTAACCGCTTACCAAGCAAAAATTTGCTTAGCTAACTGGAAGGCATATATTGCCAGGCTGATCGCAATTGCATACATAATCACCCCGGTAAGAAAATCCAAGATTTGCCATGTTCTACGCTTTCCAAAATAAGGTGATAGAAAACCCGCACCATACCCCACGCCGAAAAACCATAACAAAGAACAGCTTAACGCTCCGGCAAGAAACTCCATTTTACCGATAAAGTCCAAATTGCCACCGATTCCACCTAAAATCACCACCGTATCAATATAAACGTGTGGATTTAAAAAGGTAATCGCAAAAGTAATCATTAAAGCTTTTTTCAAACTTGTCGCATTTTCATTACTGGCTGTTAAGGCTTCACTACTCTTAAAAATACTAATAAACGAACGACTACCATAGGTAAATAGAAAAAATGCCCCGAGTAATGCAATGAATAAGCTTAAAGTAGGCAAATTCGCCACAATAGAACCTAGCCCTAACACACCTAATGTCATTAAAAATACATCACCTAAAAAGCAAAGTGATGCTACCCAAAAAACGTGTTGCTTTAAGATTCCTTGTTTAAGTAGAAAAGCGTTTTGTGCACCGATTGACACGATCAATCCGAAACAAACAATGAATCCCTGAATAAAAATGTCCATTTTTCCCTCAAATTAAGTCAATATGCAGTCAATTATACGCAAATTTTTACAAAAATGCGGTATAATCTCCCGAATTTTTTGTCCCTTTCTTAACGACTAGTATTTAGGATCCGATTATGTCTGAAACAATTGAAAACCAAGCTTGCATTGTCATTGCAATCGCCGGCGCTTCCGCTTCCGGAAAAAGCCTTATTGCATCAACTATCTATAAAGAATTAAAAGAAGAATTAGGTTCGGATGACATCGGTATCATTTCTGAAGATGCGTATTATAAAGATCAAACGCATTTAACCATGGATGAGCGTATTAAAACCAACTATGACCATCCTAATTCAATGGATCATCATTTACTGGTAGAACACTTACGCCAACTGAAACAAGGTCAAGCGATTGAAATTCCAGAATACGACTACGCAGAACATAACCGTAAAACCACCACTAAACATTTTGCACCGAAGAAGATCATTATCTTAGAAGGTATTTTATTACTAACGGACGAAGAAATTCGTAACGAAATCAACGTCTCTATTTTCGTGGATGCGCCGTTAGATATTTGTTTCATTCGCCGTTTACAGCGTGACTTGGTGGAACGCGGCCGCTCAATGGAATCGGTAATTACCCAATACCGTAAAACCGTGCGTCCAATGTTCTTACAATTTATTGAACCGTCAAAACAATATGCCGATATTATCGTACCGAAAGGTGGTAAAAACCGTATTGCGATCAATATCTTAAAAGCGCAAATTAAACAATTATTGGCGGTAAAAAAATAGGATAAACAATTATGCGTTTATGTGACACAGATATAGAACATTATTTAGATGAAGGCAAAATTGCGATTGAGCCTCGTCCATCAAATGATAAAATCTCAGGGGCGACTGTTGATGTTCGCTTAGGTAATTCATTCCGTGTATTTCGTGAACACGCAACGCCTTATATTGATTTAAGCGGCCCTCGTGAACAAGTCACCGCCCAGCTGAATAAAGTGATGAGCGATGAAATTATTATCGCTGACGGTGATGCGTTTTTCCTACACCCCGGCGAACTCGCTCTTGCGACCACATTAGAGTCGGTGACATTACCGGATAATATTGTAGGTTGGTTAGACGGGCGTTCTTCTTTAGCTCGCTTAGGCTTGATGGTACACGTAACGGCACACCGAATCGATCCGGGTTGGCATGGTAAAATCGTATTAGAATTTTTCAATGCCGGTAAATTACCGCTTGCTTTACGTCCTAATATGGCAATCGGCGCATTAAGTTTTGAAGTGTTAAGCGGTCATGCGGCAAAACCTTATAATGCCCGTAAAGACGCAAAATATAAAAACCAACAAAGTGCGGTTTCCAGCCGTATCAATCAAGACGATTAATGCGATAAGCGGTTAAATTTTCCAATTTTTTTGCAAAAGATTAACAAAATCTGACCGCTTGTTATCTTATAATTATAAAAAAAGAGATCCGAAGATCTCTTTTTTATGTCGCTAGATTAGCTATTTAATGCTCTTAAAATGTCATCCACACGCTCTTTCGCGTCACCGAATAACATTTGGGTATTTTCTTTAAAGAATAGTGGGTTTTGAACGCCTGCGTAACCAACCGCCATTGAACGTTTGAATACGATAACGTTTTGTGCTTTCCACACTTCTAATACCGGCATACCTGCGATTGGGCTTGACGGATCATCTAATGCTGCTGGGTTTACCGTGTCATTTGCACCGATAACCAATACTACATCAGTTTCTTCGAAATCATCATTGATTTCATCCATTTCAAGTACCACATCGTAAGGTACTTTCGCTTCTGCCAATAATACGTTCATATGGCCTGGTAAACGACCCGCAACAGGGTGAATACCAAAACGCACATTAACACCTTTCTCACGTAATTTCGCAGTGATTTCCGCTACCGGATATTGTGCTTGCGCAACCGCCATACCGTATCCCGGAGTGATGATCACAGAACTTGCATTTTTCAGCATTTCCGCCACTTCTTCTGCCGTAGTTTCACGGTGTTCACCTTGTTCTTCATCACCTGAGCTTGCTTTAACTTCTGTGCCGAAGCCGCCTGCAATCACACTGATAAATGAACGGTTCATTGCTTTACACATGATGTAAGACAGAATCGCACCTGATGAACCCACTAACGCACCGGTTACAATTAATAAGTCATTGCTTAACATAAAACCGGCTGCCGCTGCTGCCCAACCTGAATACGAGTTCAGCATTGAAACCACTACCGGCATATCCGCACCACCGATAGATGACACTAAATGCCAACCGAAGACTAATGCGATTGCAGTCATAATCAACACAGGGAAAATATTGTGCGGATTATTTAGGAATACCACCATTAATAATGCAGAAACGATTAATGCCGCTAAGTTCCATTTGTGTTTGTGCGGGATATTTAATGCCGCCGAAGACACTTTACGACCGAATAGTTTGCCGCTTAATTTACCGAATGCTACTAATGAACCAGAGAAAGTCACCGCACCGATAAAGATACCAAGGAACACTTCAACATTATGAATGTTAGCTAGTGTTGCTTGTTCTGCGTGGAATGCCGCTAGTGCAACTTCATCTAAGTTTGCCGGTGGAATCGCATCTACGTGTAAACCGTAGCTGTTAAAACCAACTAATACCGCAGCTAAACCTACAAAGCTGTGCAGAATCGCCACTAACTCCGGCATTTCCGTCATTTCAACTTTTAACGCTTTTTTGACACCGATAAAGCCACCGATTGCCATTGCGATTAAGATCCAAAGCGTACCGTGCGATTGTGGACCAAAGATAGTTGCGACTAACGCAATCGCCATACCGACAATACCGTACCAACAACCTGCTTTTGCCGTTTCGTGTTTAGAAAGTCCTGCTAAACTCATAATAAAGAGAATCGCAGCAATAATATATGCAGCTGTTACAAATCCAAAAGACATGAGTTTCTCCTTAACCTTTTCTAAACATTGCAAGCATACGTTGCGTGACTTTGAAACCACCGAAGATATTAATGCTTGCCACTAAAATCGCAATAAACGCAAGAATATCCACGAAGAAATTACCGGTCGGTTGCGCAATTTGTAATACCGCACCTACAATGATAATGCCCGAAACCGCATTGGTTACAGCCATTAACGGAGTGTGTAATGCGTGACTAACGTTCCAAACCACATAATAACCCACCACACAGGCTAAGACGAATACGGTGAAGTGTGATAAGAATGCCGCAGGAGCCACAGAGGCTAACCATAAGAATAACGCACCGACACCTGCCATTACGCCGTATTTAATACGTGGATCGGTCGGTTTTTCTTCTTTTTTCTCAACCGGTGCCGCAGCCGCTGGTTTTTGCGGTTGAGCAGAAACTTGAATTGGTGGTGCCGGCCAAGTTAATTCGCCGTCACGTACTACAGTTACACCACGTAATACCACGTCTTCAAAATTGATATCGATTTGACCGTCTTTATTCGGAACAAGTAACTTGAGTAAGTTAACTAAGTTTGTACCATAAAGTTGTGAAGATTGGGTTGGTAAACGTGCTGGGAAATCCGTATAACCAATTACTTTCACTTGGTTTTCAGTAACAACCACTTCACCCGCTTTAGTGTAATCACAGTTACCGCCAGTTGCCGCCGCTAAATCAACAATCACTGAACCTGGTTTCATTGAATCAACCATTTCTTTAGTGATTAAACGAGGTGCTGGTTTACCCGGAATCGCTGCTGTGGTGATAATAATATCGACTTCTTTTGCTTGTTCAGCATAAAGTTCCATCGCACGACGGTTAAACTCTTCTGACATCACTTTCGCATAGCCATCGCCTGAGCCGCCTTCTTCTTCAAAATCGATTTCTAAGAAGTCTGCGCCCATGGATTTAACTTGTTCTTTTACTTCCGGACGAGAGTCAAACGCACGAACAATCGCACCTAAGCTGTTTGCCGCACCGATTGCCGCTAAACCGGCAACACCCGCACCGATAACCAGCACTTTTGCCGGTGGAACTTTACCAGCCGCAGTAATTTGACCGGTAAAGAAGCTCCCGAATGCATTTGCCGCTTCAATAACCGCACGATAACCGGAAATATTTGCCATTGAACTCAATGCATCAAGCGCTTGCGCACGCGAAATACGAGGCACCGCATCCATTGCTAATACATTGATTTTCTTAGCTTGCAATTTTTCCATTAATTGTGGATTTTGCGCAGGCCAAATGAAACTCACTAGCGTTGCGCCTTCTTTAATAAGGGCAATTTCAGCATCGGTTGGCGCATTCACTTTAAAAATAATATCTGAATTCCAAACCTCTTGTTGCGTGCCAACAGCCGCACCTGCGTTTACAAATGCGTTGTCCTCAAAACTCGCTTTAAAACCTGCATCGTGTTCAACGAGCACATCAAAGCCGAGCTTTTTGATCTGTTCAACGGTTTTTGGCGTTGCCGCCACACGTGTTTCACCGTCTAACAGCTCTCTTGGTACACCAATAAGCATAAAGACTCCTGTATGGTTGATGTTTATATATTGTGCTAAAAATAGCCTATTTCGAAAAAATAAGACTAGGCGTAATGTACCATTAAATAAGTAGAATTTGTAAAAAAATTACGCCTCATAAATCAATTAATTGCAAATTCTCAGTTTGCGACAAATCTGCTAAAATCCAGCATAACAAAAATGTAATAAATAGAACCAGAATGAATAGCTTAGACCAAATTCAAATTATCCTGATCGAAACTTCCCTCCCCGCCAATATTGGCTCTGCCGCTCGTGCGATGAAAACCATGGGGCTAACAAATTTACGTTTAGTTGCTCCGCTTAACCCGATTGACGAACAAGCTCAAGCTCTCGCTGCCGGTGCAAAAGATGTGTTGGATAACGCCCAAGTTTTCCACTCGTTTGAACAAGCGGTTGCAGATTGCCAATTAGTAATCGGCACCAGTGCTCGATTACGTCATCTACAAAATACTCTTATTGAGCCGAGAGATTGCGGTAAATTAGCGGTTGAACGTGCCGAAAGAGGTAAAGTGGCGATTGTATTTGGTCGGGAACGAGTCGGATTAACTAACGAAGAATTACTAAAATGCCATTATCATTTAAATTTCCCGACTAACCCCGATTACGGCTCGTTAAATTTAGCGATGGCGGTGCAATTGGCAAGTTACGAAGTGCGTATGGCGTGGTTGGATTTGCAAAAAAATCCGCAAATTCGACCGCTTGCGGAAGAAAAGGATTACCCGAATACCGAAGCTTTGGAACATTTCTTCAACCACACCGAGCGACTGTATAAACAATTAGGTTTTATCCGTAATGATGCGGTCATGCTCAAGCTCCGCCGTTTATATCAACGTGCCGAACTGGAAACCAACGAATTGAATTTATTGCAAGGAATGCTGACTTCCGTTGAGAAGCAGATAGAGCATAAATAAAAAAATCCCCAGAGATTCTTATCATTCTTCTGGGGCTTTTTCTCACTGTCTTGCCATTCTTAAATTTTGCGGAACAGCCTCAAAATTTGAGCGGAATGGGTTAATGTCTAAACCGCCTCGGCGGGTATAACGTGCATAGACCGTCAGCTTTTCCGGTTGTGCAAATTGCATAAGGTCGGTAAAGATACGTTCTACGCATTGTTCGTGGAACTCGTTATGTTCGCGGAACGAGACTAAATAGCGTAATAATTTTTCTCGATTTAATTTTTTACCCACATAGCGAATTTGCACACTACCCCAGTCCGGTTGTGAGGTAATCAAACAGTTTGATTTCAGCAAATGGCTGACTAAAGTTTCTTCAACTATCTCACCTTCTGCCACGCTTGCTAAATGTTCGTTAGAAAATTCGTAACTGTCAATTTGAATATCTTGTTCATCAATACATTCACCGGCAAAATCAACAATCGGTTGCCGGGTGTAAGCGGATAATTTGTAAACTTTTACCGAAACTTGACCGCTTGCACATTGGCTTAGGTCTTTAGCCAATGTTTGTTCCACTTGTTCCAATGAGGCAAATTTGGTTTGGTTAAAGCTGTTTAGATAGAGCTTAAAACTTTTTGATTCGATTAAATTTTCACTGCGAAAATCAATCGCCACATCAGCAATCGCTACCTGTGGTAAACCGTTTTCGTTTAACCAAGACAATTCATAACAGGTCCAAACATCTGCACCTCGATCAAACGGTTGTTGTTCGGTAATCCCTAAACCGTCACGGTTTAATTTACGTGGAACAGGCTGTAAAAGCGTAGGATCATACTCGCTTTTATACTCGGTTTTTTGCCCTAATTTCAGGACAGATAATGATTTATCGTTGTAGTTCATATTTATTCTCATCATTTATATACAGATAACTTATAACTGTCTACTATTCTATAGTTACGAAAATTCTAACAGATTTAATCACTTATAGTTGATATAATTTTACAAATATGACTAACGAAAGAAATATGGTAACTAAACGATACGTTACTCACCAATTTTTTATATTCAGTGAACATGCTAGAAAAAGTTCACCTAGGAAGCTGTATGAACGAAAAACACTTAAAATCATTAAATGAAATCTATAAACTCCTTGAATCCCATCGTATAGAAAGCACCAAAACCGAATTATACGATGCTAATCGATTCAATCCCTTTCAATTTATCACAACAGATGAAAATGGCTTATCTCGCATAATGTCATTTTTTCTTGACCCCTTAGAAACTCATGGGCAACAAGATTTATTTCTTAACTCATTTTTAAAGTACTTAAAGTTACATAAATTTTTATCTTATGATAAAGCTTCTATTTATTGTGAAAAATTAACTACTAATAAAAGAAGACATGATATTTTTTTAGAAGGTTGGATGAACAATAAATTAACTTGGGTTATTTCGATTGAAAATAAATTAAAAGATGCTAAAGATCAGGCTGAACAATTAACAGACTATTATAAGGACTTAAAAAACTTTGGAGTTCCTTTTTTCCTAATTTATTTACCAAGATTTAAACGCTTACCAAGCAAAGAATCCATTCCAGAAATCGACTGGGAACAACTAAGTAATGAACACAAAGCAATCGTATTAGAAGCAAAAGATATTATTAAATGGCTTGAACAAACGCCTATTTTAGCTCCTAAGATAAAGAATTTCACTCAAGATTTCATACGATTTTTAAAGGAGGAAATTATGCATGAAACACATGATAGTAATAAATTTTTAGATCAAATAATAAAAAATTCTAATTGGATTTATACGGCTACTTCTCTAATTGAAAACTCTAATAACTTATATGAAAAATTAGATAATTTATTAATCCAGCAGCTTCAGCAAAAGCTAGAGAATGAGTTCCCAATAATAGTTAGCTTTGGCTGGCACTTTAATACTAATGGACATTCAACAGGCTTTTATCTAGATAAGGGTGATGTCGATATACAACCTTGGGGAGTCGGTATTGAATTTGAATCATCTAACTGCAAAAATGCTTATTATGGCATTTGGGCTCATAAATTGGATTTATCTGAAGAAAAATATAAACAATTAGATGCTATTTTTACATATAGTGACTTTAGAAATAGTAAATGGTGGCTTAATTGGAAATGGTGCGATAAGAATCTACAAAATTGGGATGCCGAAACGTGGAAAAATGTCATAACTGGCGAGTTGTCTAATCAAATATTTGACTTATTAAAACCATTTATCATCGATATAAATCATCATATAAATGAACTAGAAAAATTATCCTGTAAATAGAAAATAGCCGTTGTCTAATTTTTTAGGATAACGGCTATTTCATATTAATCATTTAATATAACGGACTAAATCCACTAAGCTGTCTAATACGAGATCGGCTTTTGCTTCGCCCTCTGCGGTAACCGGTTTACCGGTACGCACTAATACTTTGGTTTTCACGCCGGCAGCTTCAGCGGCTAACAGATCTTCTAATTTATCGCCGACCATATACGATTGTG contains these protein-coding regions:
- a CDS encoding PD-(D/E)XK nuclease family protein is translated as MNEKHLKSLNEIYKLLESHRIESTKTELYDANRFNPFQFITTDENGLSRIMSFFLDPLETHGQQDLFLNSFLKYLKLHKFLSYDKASIYCEKLTTNKRRHDIFLEGWMNNKLTWVISIENKLKDAKDQAEQLTDYYKDLKNFGVPFFLIYLPRFKRLPSKESIPEIDWEQLSNEHKAIVLEAKDIIKWLEQTPILAPKIKNFTQDFIRFLKEEIMHETHDSNKFLDQIIKNSNWIYTATSLIENSNNLYEKLDNLLIQQLQQKLENEFPIIVSFGWHFNTNGHSTGFYLDKGDVDIQPWGVGIEFESSNCKNAYYGIWAHKLDLSEEKYKQLDAIFTYSDFRNSKWWLNWKWCDKNLQNWDAETWKNVITGELSNQIFDLLKPFIIDINHHINELEKLSCK
- the queF gene encoding NADPH-dependent 7-cyano-7-deazaguanine reductase QueF (Catalyzes the NADPH-dependent reduction of 7-cyano-7-deazaguanine (preQ0) to 7-aminomethyl-7-deazaguanine (preQ1) in queuosine biosynthesis) gives rise to the protein MNYNDKSLSVLKLGQKTEYKSEYDPTLLQPVPRKLNRDGLGITEQQPFDRGADVWTCYELSWLNENGLPQVAIADVAIDFRSENLIESKSFKLYLNSFNQTKFASLEQVEQTLAKDLSQCASGQVSVKVYKLSAYTRQPIVDFAGECIDEQDIQIDSYEFSNEHLASVAEGEIVEETLVSHLLKSNCLITSQPDWGSVQIRYVGKKLNREKLLRYLVSFREHNEFHEQCVERIFTDLMQFAQPEKLTVYARYTRRGGLDINPFRSNFEAVPQNLRMARQ